A window of Dehalococcoidia bacterium genomic DNA:
TTGCCCGAATGGGCAGACCTTGATACAGATTCCACAGATCGTTTCGCCGACTGCGGGCAGCTTTGAGAACTTTTCGGTGAGCGTTTCCAGACACTTCGAAAAGTATAGTGCCTCATCTCTGTCCCGGTAGTGATCCTTTGTCCCGATGCCTTTTATGGCGCCGGAAGGGCAAGCATCACGGCATAGCATGCATCTTCCGCAACGGTTTTCCAGGGGAGCGTTGGCGATCAAAGGCGCTTGGGTGAGCACGGTCACCAAACGAACTCGCGGACCGTATTGCGGGGTGATCAGAAGCAGGTTTTTGCCGTGCCAGCCAAGCCCGGCCATGCGCGCTACGGCCACGTGGCTGATCGCTGCGCGCCATTCTTTTCGGTCCAGAGCCTGGGATGCCGGAATGGGAAGACTGGGGTATCCATCTT
This region includes:
- a CDS encoding 4Fe-4S double cluster binding domain-containing protein; the encoded protein is MNSSEYTEQIKNRIRDLGADLVGIANAEPLRELKVDPPNLLDGFVSAVSIAIQLPAAVFGMITDEPTPIYSRTYQTANRMLDELAFRTAMALQKDGYPSLPIPASQALDRKEWRAAISHVAVARMAGLGWHGKNLLLITPQYGPRVRLVTVLTQAPLIANAPLENRCGRCMLCRDACPSGAIKGIGTKDHYRDRDEALYFSKCLETLTEKFSKLPAVGETICGICIKVCPFGQKLT